A genomic window from Canis aureus isolate CA01 chromosome 2, VMU_Caureus_v.1.0, whole genome shotgun sequence includes:
- the DCAF16 gene encoding DDB1- and CUL4-associated factor 16 → MGPRNPSPDPLSESESEEEENANYLNESSGQEWDSSEEEDPVVPNLTPLESLAWQVKCLLKYSTTWKPLNPNSWLYHAKLLDPSTPVHILREIGLRLSHCSHCVPKLEPIPEWPPLASCGVPPFQKPLKTASRLSRDHATLNGALQLATKQLSRTLSRATPIPEYLKQIPNSCVSGCCCGWLTKTVKETTRTEPINTTYSYTDFQKAVNRLLTASL, encoded by the coding sequence ATGGGTCCCAGAAATCCCTCTCCTGACCCCTTATCAGAATCAGAaagtgaggaagaagaaaatgctAACTACCTAAATGAGAGTTCTGGGCAAGAGTGGGATTCCTCTGAAGAAGAAGACCCTGTGGTGCCCAACCTAACACCTCTTGAGAGTCTTGCTTGGCAGGTTAagtgccttttaaaatattctacaaCTTGGAAACCTTTAAATCCTAATTCCTGGTTATATCACGCTAAACTCTTGGATCCAAGCACACCAGTCCATATACTTCGAGAGATAGGCCTAAGACTCTCCCATTGCTCCCATTGTGTACCCAAACTGGAACCAATTCCTGAGTGGCCTCCTCTGGCTTCTTGTGGAGTACCCCCTTTTCAGAAGCCCCTTAAAACTGCCAGCCGGCTGTCTAGAGATCATGCCACTCTAAATGGAGCACTACAGCTTGCCACCAAACAGTTAAGCAGAACGTTGAGTAGAGCCACTCCCATACCTGAATACCTAAAACAGATCCCTAATTCATGTGTTTCTGGTTGTTGCTGTGGCTGGTTAACTAAAACAGTTAAGGAAACAACCCGCACTGAACCCATCAACACGACTTACTCATACACTGACTTCCAAAAGGCAGTTAATAGACTCCTAACTGCATCACTATAA